TCCCCTATTGAAGGCGGTGGAGCAGTTGTAACAGTTACTGACATAACTGAACGTAAACAAGCGGAACATAAGCTTGCTGATGCTTATGACGTGATCTCCAGCAGCATTGATTATGCCGCAAATATTCAACAAGCTATTTTACCATCTGAAGATATCTTAAATGCCGTTTTAACAGACCATTTTGTGGTTTGGGAACCAAGAGATACAGTCGGTGGCGATTTATACCTTTGTCGTGTCTGGGGTGATGGTTTTTTAATTATGCTTGGTGATTGTACAGGCCATGGCGTACCAGGTGCTTTCATGACAATGATCTCCACAGGTGCTTTAGATAATGCATTAACGGATACTGTAAGCGGTGAAACAGGGGTATTGTTACAACGCTTGCATCAGGTTGTCAGGTCAACTTTAGGGCAAAACGAGGCCGACAGTATATCTGATGATGGTATGGAACTCGGCCTTTGCTATGTGGGCTCTGATATGCAAAGCGTTGTTTTCTCAGGTGCAAAATTTGATTTGTTTATCCATGAGGGTGATGAAATTTCTGTCATTAAAGGAACGAAAAAAGCCATAGGTTACAGAAATGTTCCAAAGGGACAAGAATATGATCAGCATGTGATTGATGGATTAAGCTCAAAAACATTCTACATGACTTCTGATGGTTTGATTGACCAAGTTGGTGGTGAACGCAAAAGAGGGTTTGGT
The genomic region above belongs to Candidatus Terasakiella magnetica and contains:
- a CDS encoding SpoIIE family protein phosphatase encodes the protein GAPVEPVARAHAERGDYGSGDINELVQQRLDGITNNEGGEIEVTLGDGSRIISMRKSPIEGGGAVVTVTDITERKQAEHKLADAYDVISSSIDYAANIQQAILPSEDILNAVLTDHFVVWEPRDTVGGDLYLCRVWGDGFLIMLGDCTGHGVPGAFMTMISTGALDNALTDTVSGETGVLLQRLHQVVRSTLGQNEADSISDDGMELGLCYVGSDMQSVVFSGAKFDLFIHEGDEISVIKGTKKAIGYRNVPKGQEYDQHVIDGLSSKTFYMTSDGLIDQVGGERKRGFGKKRFRQLLLDIQEMPMSKQGEHIYQSLEFYQGDQKRRDDIAVIGFKI